One genomic window of Gloeomargarita sp. SKYB120 includes the following:
- a CDS encoding VIT and VWA domain-containing protein: protein MFAVAPVTAGLQTPEGAPIPLRGVDFDVTIRDIGAQVTVSQHFQNVESQPIEAVYSFPLPEGAAICGFEVRLGERVITGRVEEKETAFVQYDEALKEGQGAYLIDQDRPNIFTISVGNLLPQQSVVIRIRYVQELETHATGGRLVIPTTISPRYVPLEQLQTAPASELMHINPPTVLGPLPYGMRLRVEVVTSSPLVSVESPSHPIRCTLADGRAQVELVGDQVQLDQDFVLNYTVQKPHAPQVRIARDIGSDGFVAMVSFWPEFQVSSRSPQEYIFVLDRSASMTGESIQQAKTALLLCLKSMQPGDQFNIYGFGSTYEKLFPRSQPYTPENLTTATSHVQRLDADLGGTKIYSVLQDALAHAGSLPSSQVIVLTDGQIGNEAQVIELAQRYRGRVRVFPFGIGRGPNEYFIRALARVTDGAAEFIFPGERIEPKVMQQFARMGMPYAEQQVRLDWGGLPVNLVTPRVLPPLFSGQRWTVYGRLDALKPAQIRLEAVIAGQTYTWELPVDPNQLDDTPIVTLLFARSAIRDWEEHPQEWTGSQQRERKAESRARQEALVELGCRYQLLSSQTSFVAIEQRPDGDKTVEIKLRRVPVALTRGWGGTPTVSSAELSTSCYGIDFRFCDDDDIDFRHRTYPAARTTLVSGDSDNTAFTKLIAAQDFEGFWPLSSELMRLLGWDKAKKAKRAIAALKNAGIAKEIAEKIVATLLALDALQQRFGHRQVEWQLLAQKAECWLQQLALTPPGAGSQPADLVTRWRQWYERL from the coding sequence ATGTTTGCCGTTGCTCCTGTCACTGCTGGGTTGCAAACGCCAGAAGGCGCGCCGATTCCATTGCGGGGCGTGGATTTTGACGTGACGATTCGGGATATAGGCGCTCAGGTGACGGTTTCTCAGCATTTCCAGAATGTGGAATCCCAGCCTATCGAAGCGGTGTACTCGTTTCCCTTGCCGGAAGGGGCGGCCATCTGCGGGTTTGAGGTGCGCTTGGGGGAGCGGGTGATCACGGGGCGGGTAGAAGAAAAAGAAACAGCCTTTGTCCAGTACGACGAAGCTCTGAAGGAAGGTCAGGGCGCCTATCTCATTGACCAGGACCGGCCCAACATCTTCACCATCTCGGTGGGGAATCTGTTGCCCCAGCAGTCGGTGGTGATTCGGATTCGCTATGTGCAAGAGCTGGAAACACACGCCACAGGTGGCCGGCTGGTGATTCCCACGACCATTTCCCCCCGCTATGTGCCGCTGGAACAATTGCAAACGGCGCCAGCCAGTGAACTGATGCACATCAATCCCCCAACGGTTCTAGGTCCTTTACCTTACGGGATGCGGCTGCGCGTGGAGGTGGTCACCAGCAGTCCCTTGGTGAGTGTAGAATCCCCTTCGCACCCCATCCGCTGTACGCTGGCCGATGGTCGCGCTCAGGTGGAACTGGTGGGGGACCAGGTGCAACTGGACCAGGACTTTGTGCTGAACTATACGGTGCAAAAGCCACACGCGCCCCAGGTGCGCATCGCCCGCGATATCGGGTCTGATGGGTTTGTGGCGATGGTGAGTTTTTGGCCGGAATTTCAGGTCTCATCTCGGTCACCCCAAGAGTACATCTTTGTGCTGGATCGGTCGGCTTCAATGACCGGCGAGAGCATCCAGCAGGCGAAAACGGCGTTGCTTCTTTGCCTGAAATCCATGCAGCCGGGGGACCAGTTCAATATCTATGGCTTCGGTTCAACCTATGAAAAGCTCTTTCCCCGCAGCCAGCCCTATACACCAGAAAACCTGACGACAGCGACGAGCCATGTGCAACGGTTGGATGCCGATTTAGGCGGTACAAAAATCTATTCCGTTTTGCAAGATGCCTTGGCCCACGCTGGCAGTTTGCCCAGTAGCCAGGTGATTGTGCTGACCGATGGGCAGATAGGCAATGAAGCGCAGGTCATCGAATTGGCGCAGCGCTATCGAGGTCGGGTGCGTGTGTTTCCCTTTGGGATTGGGCGGGGACCCAATGAGTATTTCATTCGAGCGCTGGCGCGGGTGACAGACGGGGCAGCAGAGTTCATCTTTCCAGGGGAGCGTATCGAACCCAAGGTCATGCAGCAATTTGCCCGCATGGGAATGCCCTACGCTGAACAACAGGTGCGCCTGGATTGGGGTGGCTTGCCGGTCAATCTCGTGACGCCCCGCGTGTTGCCTCCTTTGTTTAGCGGTCAGCGCTGGACTGTTTATGGACGCCTGGATGCCCTGAAACCGGCGCAAATACGGCTGGAGGCGGTTATCGCTGGACAAACCTACACCTGGGAATTGCCGGTGGACCCTAACCAGCTAGACGACACGCCGATTGTTACGCTGCTGTTTGCCCGCAGCGCGATTCGTGATTGGGAAGAGCATCCCCAAGAATGGACGGGTTCCCAACAACGGGAGCGGAAGGCCGAGTCGCGTGCTCGTCAGGAAGCGCTGGTGGAACTGGGGTGTCGTTACCAGTTGCTGTCGTCCCAAACCAGCTTTGTGGCCATCGAGCAGCGACCCGACGGGGATAAAACGGTGGAAATCAAACTGCGGCGGGTGCCGGTTGCCCTGACACGAGGTTGGGGTGGCACTCCTACAGTTAGCTCCGCTGAACTTTCAACTTCTTGCTATGGTATTGACTTCCGTTTTTGCGATGATGATGATATTGACTTCCGTCATCGTACTTATCCCGCTGCCAGAACGACACTCGTCTCAGGTGACTCGGATAACACTGCGTTCACAAAGCTCATTGCCGCTCAGGATTTTGAGGGATTTTGGCCGCTGAGTTCTGAGCTGATGCGGTTATTGGGCTGGGACAAAGCGAAGAAGGCAAAACGTGCGATTGCGGCGCTCAAAAACGCTGGTATTGCTAAGGAAATAGCCGAAAAAATAGTGGCGACGTTGTTGGCCCTAGACGCACTCCAGCAGCGTTTTGGGCACAGGCAGGTCGAATGGCAGCTTCTGGCCCAGAAAGCAGAATGCTGGTTGCAGCAACTCGCTTTGACACCCCCTGGCGCTGGGAGTCAACCGGCAGACCTAGTGACCCGTTGGCGGCAGTGGTATGAGCGGCTGTGA
- a CDS encoding site-specific DNA-methyltransferase: protein MNHEALFYQALEQLFIGVPVEGQSGYINLMSIKSRYYREIFAPGLRQYVDEQLVNFPTFREELYDKLYAFFKRYFSANGSLGFFFTPCHESLYERVYTDDQDVMLFWKTSRLYYIKTERLFRSMTLEINGYHLHFDVSRMEHKKANEKRQLTYSLDSLDGAIRFQVSYAEGSKKTDKKSMIKMLRSRGINLNEDDLEKAFNLFERQAEIDYFLCKDARSFLREQFDLWLFQYLLREPDNQFSQTRLTQLQVLKKVAYRVIDFIAAFEDELVKIWNKPKFALHSHYVITLDQLWAKSPAMVDRLLTHPSMETQVQEWQALGLVDADFTPTKIWDTSSLFRDLHRDFQFLPVDTRYFADIELEILDLFDQLDSTLDGWLVKSENYQALNTLLPKWRGKVKCIYIDPPFNKDQEADYQYMVHYKDATWLTMLENRLSIARHFLRPDGHLFVRCDYCGNAYVRLLLNHLLGPENFRNEIVVKRGASKAGLMGQFRGIRSMAVGYDNLYWYTRHPDTRIAGFFKPASPKQRASGSWVDFHKGEHYDRPTMRYEILGVSIEVGQWKWSRERAMRAVENYQRYLEESRFTGETLEQYWYRHGCNLEFIRREGDRIKYWVHPREEVLLDNVWLDIAGYSANWGFLTENAEALLTRVLSHVTEVGDVVMDFFLGSGTTVAVAHKLKRRWIGIEMGEHFYTVVLPRMKKVIFESKGGFFKYFELEQYEQTLARCKYDPNPSIFGDEPPLMNHLKLLDTVELKENEVNLKLEQLYEGIDRAETISLLSGVSIKNLSPRGGTLEDGTKVETISPRQWLKLLWW, encoded by the coding sequence GTGAATCACGAAGCATTGTTTTACCAAGCACTCGAACAGCTTTTTATTGGTGTTCCCGTTGAAGGACAATCGGGTTATATTAATCTCATGAGCATCAAATCTCGCTATTACCGCGAAATTTTTGCTCCAGGGCTACGTCAGTATGTTGATGAACAACTGGTAAACTTCCCCACTTTTCGGGAAGAACTCTACGACAAGCTGTATGCTTTTTTCAAGCGTTATTTTTCAGCCAATGGTTCGCTTGGTTTTTTCTTCACCCCCTGCCATGAGAGCCTATACGAGCGAGTCTACACCGACGACCAGGACGTTATGCTGTTCTGGAAAACGTCGCGCCTTTACTACATCAAAACTGAGCGATTGTTTCGCAGTATGACCTTAGAAATAAACGGTTATCATCTCCACTTTGATGTCTCACGAATGGAACATAAAAAAGCCAATGAGAAGCGACAGCTAACCTACTCCCTGGACAGTCTAGATGGCGCGATCCGCTTCCAGGTCTCCTATGCCGAAGGCAGTAAAAAAACTGACAAAAAGAGTATGATAAAAATGTTGCGCTCACGTGGCATCAACCTGAATGAAGACGACTTAGAAAAAGCCTTTAATCTGTTTGAAAGGCAAGCGGAGATAGACTATTTTCTGTGCAAGGATGCCAGATCTTTCTTGCGCGAGCAGTTTGACTTGTGGTTATTTCAGTATCTTCTCAGGGAACCAGACAACCAGTTCAGCCAAACCCGACTCACCCAACTGCAAGTGCTCAAAAAGGTTGCATATCGGGTTATTGATTTTATTGCCGCATTTGAAGATGAACTGGTCAAGATCTGGAATAAACCAAAATTTGCTTTACATTCTCATTATGTCATTACCCTTGACCAGCTCTGGGCAAAGAGTCCTGCGATGGTTGACCGGTTACTCACCCACCCTAGCATGGAAACACAGGTGCAGGAGTGGCAAGCCCTCGGATTAGTTGACGCTGATTTTACCCCCACCAAAATCTGGGATACAAGTAGCCTGTTTCGAGACTTGCATCGTGATTTTCAATTCTTGCCGGTAGACACACGCTATTTTGCCGATATAGAGTTAGAGATTTTAGACCTGTTTGATCAGTTGGATAGCACCCTTGACGGCTGGTTAGTTAAGAGTGAGAATTACCAGGCCTTGAATACGTTACTTCCCAAGTGGCGTGGGAAGGTCAAGTGTATCTACATTGATCCCCCCTTTAACAAGGACCAGGAGGCAGACTACCAGTACATGGTTCATTACAAAGACGCTACTTGGTTGACAATGTTAGAAAATCGTCTATCAATTGCCCGTCATTTTTTGCGTCCGGATGGTCATTTGTTTGTGCGCTGCGATTACTGTGGCAATGCCTATGTCCGACTGCTGCTCAATCATCTCTTAGGGCCAGAGAATTTTCGCAATGAAATTGTGGTCAAACGCGGCGCAAGTAAAGCTGGATTGATGGGCCAATTCCGGGGTATTCGTTCAATGGCTGTAGGGTATGACAATCTCTACTGGTACACGCGGCATCCTGATACACGCATTGCAGGCTTCTTTAAGCCGGCATCACCAAAGCAGCGTGCATCTGGTTCTTGGGTAGATTTTCACAAGGGTGAGCATTATGACCGCCCTACGATGCGCTATGAAATACTAGGCGTCTCCATTGAAGTCGGACAGTGGAAATGGAGTCGGGAGCGTGCAATGCGAGCTGTGGAAAACTACCAGCGGTACCTAGAAGAAAGCCGCTTCACAGGTGAGACCCTGGAGCAGTACTGGTACCGGCATGGGTGCAACTTGGAGTTTATCCGTCGGGAAGGGGACCGGATTAAGTATTGGGTTCACCCCCGCGAAGAAGTGCTTTTGGATAATGTGTGGCTCGATATTGCCGGCTACAGCGCTAATTGGGGATTTTTGACCGAAAATGCGGAAGCACTGCTGACGCGCGTGTTGTCTCACGTGACAGAAGTTGGCGATGTGGTGATGGACTTCTTCCTAGGTTCGGGGACCACAGTTGCGGTAGCGCACAAACTTAAACGCAGATGGATTGGTATTGAAATGGGAGAGCACTTCTACACCGTTGTTTTGCCGCGCATGAAAAAAGTTATTTTTGAAAGTAAGGGCGGTTTTTTCAAGTATTTTGAACTTGAACAGTATGAGCAAACCTTAGCGCGATGTAAGTATGACCCTAATCCAAGTATTTTCGGTGATGAACCACCCCTGATGAACCATCTCAAGCTGCTGGACACTGTAGAGTTAAAGGAGAATGAGGTCAATCTAAAGCTAGAACAACTCTATGAGGGGATTGACCGAGCAGAGACTATTTCGTTGCTGTCGGGTGTTTCCATTAAAAATCTTTCCCCACGGGGAGGAACGCTCGAAGATGGCACGAAAGTAGAAACAATTAGTCCAAGGCAATGGTTGAAACTGTTGTGGTGGTAG
- the crn3 gene encoding CRISPR-associated ring nuclease Crn3/Csx3, translated as MTSPTVVLHWRAATTQSGLDCQVLEIELVRPDRLMFPEDLATLHLPNQLDPTKGVVISGRAPIWLYGWLVHACHHTRWVACYDPRLGAVVVNTHHPEVRVGQVLRIVLPTLQNRLAPAVMIVGPPHSGKSRLAHALFQALLPACPEVYLQRAHWDGEGNWLLEIHDADQGKMLKDRYRGQPTSEFFPWQAQAILQLRRQKQLVLVDVGGKVDPAKQPLLEACTHYLVVSRDPEAIPAWHEFCADRGNLQLLGIVHTYLGQGEHLRQSALYLELELGLLDDQPVTVPAGLLDRLKSLALPLEK; from the coding sequence ATGACATCTCCAACTGTTGTCTTACACTGGCGAGCCGCGACCACCCAGAGCGGTTTGGATTGCCAAGTCCTAGAAATTGAGCTAGTGCGTCCAGACCGGTTGATGTTTCCGGAAGATTTGGCGACCCTGCATCTTCCGAACCAACTGGACCCAACCAAGGGCGTGGTGATTAGTGGTCGCGCGCCGATTTGGCTGTACGGCTGGTTGGTTCATGCCTGTCATCACACGCGCTGGGTGGCCTGCTACGACCCGCGTTTGGGGGCCGTTGTCGTCAACACCCATCACCCAGAGGTACGCGTGGGGCAAGTGTTGCGCATAGTTCTGCCAACCCTACAAAACCGCCTAGCGCCGGCAGTGATGATTGTCGGTCCACCCCACAGCGGTAAAAGTCGTCTGGCCCATGCCCTGTTTCAAGCCCTGCTACCTGCCTGTCCAGAGGTGTACTTACAACGGGCACACTGGGATGGCGAAGGTAACTGGTTGTTGGAAATTCACGATGCCGACCAGGGAAAAATGTTGAAAGACCGGTATCGAGGTCAACCGACCAGCGAGTTTTTCCCCTGGCAGGCCCAAGCCATTCTGCAATTGCGCCGCCAAAAACAACTGGTGCTGGTGGATGTGGGGGGCAAAGTGGACCCAGCCAAACAACCCTTGCTAGAAGCCTGCACCCACTACCTAGTCGTCAGCCGCGACCCGGAAGCCATTCCTGCTTGGCATGAATTCTGCGCCGACCGGGGTAACTTACAATTGCTGGGTATTGTCCATACGTACCTAGGTCAAGGGGAACACCTGCGGCAATCAGCACTCTATCTAGAACTGGAACTTGGCTTGCTAGACGACCAACCCGTGACGGTGCCGGCTGGCCTGCTCGACCGCTTGAAGAGCTTAGCGCTGCCGTTGGAAAAGTAG
- a CDS encoding TIGR03985 family CRISPR-associated protein, translated as MEFHLPLTVAVLNELSGYHLSERLGLAVRLWVVLHKLYGEEDDLFRDLPNPFSYTAIRDRLLSPLHPKNDPPAGESVTCPDQECICHLPLSHWIDETIGSELQRALGFSDDIWQEKLQEKPFGHSHRTLRKILPALVSLGYLKTRGYAKFYRLPLDSLPVLPSQNHGKSLSVIQSLDILNDISFMDPRLSVVLAELQQDYPANKRFFLHLDFILPPNKQEQVDDLQQQLNELWASPEITPVRFDYHTREKGVQRLVAYPVCLFYARRAKYLSAYGQTPSGSIGWHNFRMDRVTSEKFEILTWKHTAIPGELVRLKKQNQLPTPEDVELAWQEAWGTDFYLPKALMILRFEPAFAQRYIEGTERHPTFRRVDYYKIPTLLRHSPERQQVQRILAQRSPDDAYYQAWVRVGDTNLTMRLRDWRPNGEVIAPLQLREQMRQEAEKELSFYR; from the coding sequence ATGGAATTCCACCTCCCTTTGACCGTTGCTGTTCTAAATGAATTGTCAGGTTATCACCTGAGTGAGCGCTTGGGACTGGCTGTACGGCTATGGGTTGTGTTGCACAAGCTGTATGGGGAAGAAGACGACCTTTTTCGTGACTTACCAAATCCCTTTAGCTATACAGCGATTCGTGACCGGTTGCTTTCGCCGCTGCATCCTAAAAATGACCCACCAGCAGGCGAGTCTGTAACCTGTCCTGACCAGGAATGTATTTGTCATTTGCCCCTGAGTCATTGGATTGATGAAACGATTGGTAGCGAGTTGCAAAGAGCACTGGGATTTTCGGATGATATTTGGCAGGAGAAATTGCAAGAAAAACCATTCGGTCATTCCCATCGCACGTTACGTAAAATACTTCCCGCTCTTGTGAGTCTGGGTTATTTGAAAACGAGAGGTTATGCTAAATTTTATCGCCTACCTCTCGACAGTCTTCCAGTATTACCGAGCCAAAACCACGGGAAGTCACTATCTGTTATTCAAAGCCTGGATATTCTCAATGACATTAGTTTTATGGACCCACGGTTATCCGTCGTCCTAGCGGAATTGCAACAGGATTATCCAGCAAACAAGCGCTTCTTTTTGCATCTGGATTTCATTCTCCCGCCTAATAAGCAGGAACAGGTGGATGACCTGCAACAGCAGTTGAACGAGTTGTGGGCATCACCTGAGATAACACCTGTGCGTTTTGATTACCACACGAGAGAGAAGGGAGTGCAACGTCTCGTAGCTTACCCTGTGTGTTTGTTCTATGCGCGACGGGCTAAATACCTCAGTGCGTATGGTCAAACGCCTAGTGGTTCGATTGGCTGGCACAACTTTCGTATGGACCGGGTTACGTCTGAAAAATTTGAGATATTGACCTGGAAACACACTGCAATCCCTGGCGAGTTGGTACGCCTGAAAAAACAAAACCAGTTGCCGACTCCCGAGGATGTAGAACTGGCCTGGCAAGAAGCATGGGGCACCGATTTTTATCTTCCTAAGGCCCTAATGATTCTGCGGTTTGAACCCGCCTTTGCCCAGCGGTATATCGAAGGGACGGAACGCCATCCCACCTTCCGCCGCGTGGATTATTACAAAATTCCCACTCTACTGCGCCACAGCCCTGAACGACAGCAGGTGCAACGAATTTTGGCGCAGCGCTCCCCTGACGATGCCTACTACCAAGCCTGGGTGCGAGTAGGAGATACGAACTTGACCATGCGCTTGCGGGATTGGCGGCCCAATGGCGAAGTAATTGCCCCCTTGCAATTGCGGGAACAAATGCGCCAAGAAGCGGAAAAAGAACTGAGTTTTTATCGTTAA
- a CDS encoding DUF4340 domain-containing protein: MKLSTSTVVVLVLAIALGGSVAYWEFVGKPQRQEQLNRQARLFNFTEKQVTAITIQKRNETLQFERVKLGEWQMVKPQKKPANEAPIAFLLGQMTTAQRVQDQDITIAAHEKAKFGLDKPLATVQVTLENGNQHRLVLGNPDFTGVALYAQIDPPVEAPTLQVALVPIDLRNAVDRSLSEWLAVPKKEESKKAQPSPKP; the protein is encoded by the coding sequence ATGAAACTGTCCACGAGTACGGTTGTGGTTCTGGTCCTGGCCATTGCGTTGGGGGGAAGCGTTGCCTACTGGGAGTTCGTGGGCAAACCCCAGCGCCAGGAACAGCTGAACCGGCAGGCTCGGCTGTTTAACTTTACAGAAAAACAGGTGACAGCGATTACCATCCAGAAGCGGAACGAAACCTTGCAATTTGAGCGGGTGAAGCTGGGGGAATGGCAGATGGTGAAACCGCAAAAAAAACCGGCCAATGAAGCGCCCATTGCCTTTCTCCTGGGGCAAATGACCACGGCGCAACGGGTGCAGGACCAAGACATCACCATTGCCGCACATGAAAAGGCGAAATTTGGGCTGGATAAACCGCTAGCAACGGTCCAAGTAACGTTGGAAAACGGCAATCAACACCGCTTGGTGCTGGGGAATCCTGATTTTACAGGCGTCGCCTTATACGCCCAGATTGACCCACCGGTGGAAGCGCCCACGCTGCAGGTGGCCTTGGTGCCCATTGACCTACGCAATGCGGTGGACCGCTCTCTGTCTGAATGGCTAGCGGTGCCAAAAAAAGAAGAGTCCAAGAAGGCTCAACCAAGTCCCAAACCGTGA
- the cobK gene encoding precorrin-6A reductase — translation MTLWLIGGTCESAELAAQLGADMLCVITVTTERAKRLYGNLTVLVTHLTPENIHGFVRDYQITRILDMSHPHAAQISQLAIACAAQYHLPYLRYERPPVPDSSSHCFYWRDLDELFSRYSFGRERILVTLGYRQLPRLKPYWGEHSWFVRILPDPVALTTALEVGFLPQHIIALWPPVSYELERALWQQWGITQVIAKASGAPGGEAVKHQVAQELGVVLHLLQRPAVSYPQQTDDLAVALAFARGETTPG, via the coding sequence GTGACGCTGTGGTTGATCGGTGGCACTTGCGAGAGCGCAGAATTGGCGGCGCAGTTGGGGGCGGATATGCTCTGCGTGATTACGGTGACCACTGAGCGGGCCAAACGCCTGTACGGCAACTTAACTGTGTTGGTGACCCATTTAACGCCAGAAAACATTCATGGATTTGTGCGGGATTACCAAATCACCCGTATTTTAGATATGTCTCATCCCCATGCGGCTCAAATTTCTCAGCTAGCGATTGCCTGTGCTGCGCAATACCATTTGCCCTATTTGCGCTATGAACGTCCGCCGGTGCCCGACAGCTCCTCCCATTGCTTTTACTGGCGGGATTTAGATGAGTTATTCAGCCGTTATTCCTTTGGTCGCGAGCGCATTTTGGTTACGTTAGGGTATCGGCAATTGCCCCGCTTAAAACCCTACTGGGGCGAGCACAGTTGGTTTGTGCGGATTTTGCCGGACCCTGTAGCATTAACAACTGCTTTGGAGGTAGGATTTTTACCGCAGCACATCATTGCGCTGTGGCCACCGGTGAGTTATGAGCTAGAGCGTGCTCTCTGGCAACAATGGGGGATTACCCAGGTGATTGCCAAAGCATCAGGCGCCCCAGGCGGGGAAGCGGTCAAACACCAGGTGGCTCAGGAGTTGGGAGTGGTTTTGCATCTGTTGCAGCGTCCGGCAGTGTCGTATCCCCAGCAGACGGATGATCTGGCGGTGGCGCTGGCGTTTGCTCGTGGGGAGACGACGCCTGGGTGA
- a CDS encoding NYN domain-containing protein, with protein MNSTIPIGWWWGGALLLTLCTRQVAFGFIPLAVHWQRRQMAQVSRTVHQQTKQLDYALAQLQQLQTQCAQVSDLVGPLGQQQQRIDHLLSQLQDMQNQLDQVVLQTRQQRAAILQEVHDAHDRLKRLELQTAPRVDALVAQLDQLQQQVHQLSQGLVVRQGVGVFIDGANLHESARRLGVALDYAKLLRRLVPSDVPATVHFYSGHYPHHPQQRQLHQELQQLGVQVHTKPVVRFADGGAKANMDGQMIVDMLTSLFTQVILLSGDGDFLPALHWLQQQGVQVEVAAFGPDTHHQLKSHFPFRDLRKLCPPGGSVVPLPAKQTAAVAG; from the coding sequence ATGAACAGCACAATACCAATCGGATGGTGGTGGGGCGGCGCTTTGCTGTTGACCTTATGCACGCGGCAGGTGGCCTTCGGGTTCATCCCGCTAGCAGTTCATTGGCAACGGCGGCAGATGGCCCAGGTCAGCCGAACCGTGCATCAGCAGACAAAGCAGCTCGATTATGCGCTGGCCCAACTACAACAGTTGCAAACCCAGTGCGCTCAAGTGAGCGACCTGGTCGGGCCACTAGGCCAGCAGCAGCAACGGATAGACCATCTGTTGAGCCAGTTACAGGACATGCAGAACCAGTTGGACCAAGTGGTTCTCCAAACCCGGCAGCAACGGGCAGCGATTTTACAAGAGGTTCACGATGCCCACGACCGCCTGAAGCGACTCGAACTCCAAACTGCTCCCCGGGTGGATGCTCTCGTTGCCCAACTGGACCAACTCCAGCAACAGGTGCATCAATTGAGCCAAGGGCTGGTGGTGCGCCAGGGGGTGGGCGTCTTTATTGACGGGGCCAATCTCCACGAAAGCGCCCGCCGGTTGGGGGTTGCGCTAGACTATGCGAAACTCCTGCGCCGGCTGGTGCCCTCGGATGTCCCCGCTACGGTGCATTTCTACAGCGGTCACTACCCCCACCATCCCCAGCAACGGCAACTGCACCAGGAACTCCAGCAGTTGGGGGTACAGGTGCATACCAAACCAGTTGTCCGCTTTGCCGATGGAGGTGCGAAAGCGAATATGGACGGGCAGATGATTGTGGACATGTTGACAAGTCTATTTACTCAGGTGATTCTGCTCAGTGGCGATGGCGACTTTTTACCAGCGTTGCACTGGCTCCAGCAGCAGGGGGTGCAGGTAGAGGTGGCTGCGTTTGGTCCCGATACCCACCATCAGTTAAAGAGCCACTTTCCCTTCCGGGACCTGCGCAAGCTATGTCCGCCCGGGGGTTCAGTGGTGCCTTTACCGGCCAAACAAACGGCGGCGGTGGCGGGGTGA